TGCACCGCGCTCAAGCCCATGGGCCTGTCGGCGACAGAACTGGCCTCGTGCTGCGAGGCCTTCGCCCGCGGCGGGATCGACATCATCAAGGACGACCACGGCCTTGCCGACCAGCCGGCGGCGCCGTTCGCCGAGCGTCTGGCGCGCTGTCAGGAGGCGGTGACGCGCGCGAATGCCGCCACCGGCCGGCACAGCCAATACTTCCCGAACGTGACCGCACCGGCCGCGCTGCTGGCGCAGCGTCTGGCGGCGGCGCGCGAAGCCGGCTGCCTTGGCGTTCTGATCAGCCCGTGGCTGGTCGGCCTGGACACGCTGCGCCTGATCCGCGACCAGTACGGCCTGGCCATCCTCGCGCATCCGGCGCTGACCGGCAGTCTGTTCGGACGCGGCGCCGGCATGGCGCCGCAGCTGGTGCTGGGCGATCTGTTCCGTCTGGCCGGTGCCGATGCGGTCATCTACCCGAACGCCGGCGGGCGTTTCGATTTTTCAGCCGCGACCTGTGCGCGCATCAACGACCACCTGCGTCGGCCGCTGGGCACGCTGCGGCCCAGCCTGCCGGCGCCGGCAGGTGGCATGGACGTCGCGCGCGCCGGGCAGTGGGTACGACGTTACGGGCCCGACACGCTG
This Immundisolibacter cernigliae DNA region includes the following protein-coding sequences:
- a CDS encoding RuBisCO large subunit C-terminal-like domain-containing protein, giving the protein MSATVRRLADANARLHVTAASDQLSVSTPASATQAGLRVDGRLGVHYALNLAAGEDAAGKAALIGLEQTVELPRSLLTAELAERFAGRVEAVQQTGPRRARVVLSYSLDAIGADLPQCLNLLFGNISLKPGIRVVDLEWPAALVTALGGPGHGIAGLRRLTGVSGRALLCTALKPMGLSATELASCCEAFARGGIDIIKDDHGLADQPAAPFAERLARCQEAVTRANAATGRHSQYFPNVTAPAALLAQRLAAAREAGCLGVLISPWLVGLDTLRLIRDQYGLAILAHPALTGSLFGRGAGMAPQLVLGDLFRLAGADAVIYPNAGGRFDFSAATCARINDHLRRPLGTLRPSLPAPAGGMDVARAGQWVRRYGPDTLLLIGGSLYAQGDLQRGAAALRAVVEGLGS